CGCGCCAATCGGTCAGGAAGGGAGCGCAGTCGGCGGCATCGGTCAGCACGTGCTCCGGGCCGGCGATGTCGCGGCAGCGCTGGAGAAAATCAGCACTCATTTTTGGCGGATTTGACCTTGTCGAGCAGTTCCTTGGCCATCTTCCTGGCGGCCTTTTTGTACGGATGCAGGTACAGCAGCGCGCAGGCGAAGTAGACGCAGACCAGCACGATCTCGCCGATCGCCATGGTGCGCGACAGCGCGACGGTGTCGCTCCAGGCGCGCACCACGCCTTCGGTGAAGTACAGCAGGATCACCATCGACGACCATTGCAGCGTGTAGATGTCGCGCTTGAAGACGCCGCGCAGCGGAATCAGGAGCGGCAGCGCCTTGAGGGCCAGCACCGAGCCGCCCGGATGCAGCGGCGCGACCCACATCTCCCAGAACACCAGCCAGGCGATCAGCGCGATCAGGCTGACGATGGCGCCGACGTGGAAGACCTTGTTCGATTCCATCAGCGCGCTCCCTGCAGGCTTGCGGCGGTCAGCGCCAGGCGCCGGCCCAGTGCGATGGCCAGTCGTTTTTCGTCTTCGGTGATGCCCTTGTCGCCGTCGATGCCCGACCAGTGGGTGGCGCCATAAGGGCTGCCGCCGCTGGAGGTGGTCATCAGTTCGGGGTGCGTGTACGGCAGGCCCATGACCATCATCCCGTGATGCAGCAGCGGGATCATCATCGACAGCAGCGTGGACTCCTGGCCGCCGTGCAGGCTGCCGGTCGAGGTGAACACCACCGC
This window of the Massilia sp. R2A-15 genome carries:
- a CDS encoding DUF2069 domain-containing protein; this translates as MESNKVFHVGAIVSLIALIAWLVFWEMWVAPLHPGGSVLALKALPLLIPLRGVFKRDIYTLQWSSMVILLYFTEGVVRAWSDTVALSRTMAIGEIVLVCVYFACALLYLHPYKKAARKMAKELLDKVKSAKNEC